GTCTGGTGGTGTTGAGAATGTTTATATGGATAATATTCAGATTGGTACGGTAAAAAATGCCCTTTATTTCAAATCAAATCGTGACAGGGGAGGATATATCCGAAATGTGCAAGTAAGCAATATCTCGGTGAAACATTCAAAAGGTGCTATCTTGCGTTTTGAAACAAATTATTTTGGATTCCGAGGCGGAGAATATGCATCGCAATATGAAAATTTTCATATCACTAACGTAGAAGCTGAGAGTTCTGATAACTATGGCATTTTTATGGATGGTTATGAAGAAATGCCTATTAAAAATATTGAGATAGAAAACTTTCATGTAAAGAAAGCTAGCTACCCTTATTATTTGAAATGCATTGAGAATGTTCGTTTCAAGGATGCTTCCGTTAATAGCCTGCAACTGCCCGAATACCCGAAAGAGAGTAAGGAACATGTTATTTTGGATGTTTATTGAAGAGGTTTTAATTTTTAACTTTTATCTGATTTGTAATAATAGATGAAAGCGCTGTATCCCTTTGTTATAAAGAGTTTTTATAAATCAAGTTTTATTCGCGTTGAAAACTGATTGTCAACGTGAATAAAACTTGTTTTCAATATCTTGAAAGCAAGTTCTTTATTTATTATTCTTCTCCTGTAAGAATAAAAGATTTTGTAGCATATCTTTTTTTTATAAATGTCTATATATGTTATATGCCCAGATGAGTACTTCGAATATAATTAAGGGAATATATACTGCTTTATATTTCAGTGTTTTAATTGCTTTGGAGTATATTTTTATAAGAAGTTCTTTAGAATAGATGAGATCGTATAAGAGAATGATAGGATAAAAAAGATAGAAGGCAATAATAAATATGATATTAGGATTAAAAAGGATTGCTTCTTTAATTCTTCCCCCTATTACTAACATAAAAGCTCTTGTTGTGCCACATGCCGGACAAGGTATACCATATAAAACTTTAGAAAAGCAAACAGTCATATTTGTTTGCTTTTCATGATTATATGTTAAGAGAAGCCATATAAGCCCAGCTAAATATAGTATTGAGAATAGGATATACAGCTTTTTCTTATGCATTTCTCTTTATAGTAGCATGCAAAATTTTTCGAAGTTAGCTTCTTTAGTAGCATCCATAATCATAAACCAGTCTATGATAGCCCAAATACCAAATCCACCACAAGTAATTAACTTACCGATACCTAATCCTATATGGCCAAGATAAAAACGGTCAATGCCATAACATCCTAAAAAGATTGAAATGATTAATGATACAGTTGGATTTTTGAATTGCATCGTTGATATGTAGTTCCATTTGTTTTCATCTAAAGATTCTAACCTTTCACGGATATAATGTAACTTTTCTTCTGGTAAATATTTACCATTTCCCATGATGAACATGTCGACTTTTTGAGTGTCCATAAACTATTTTATTATTAATTAATTTGTGTAGGATTTCGTTCGTTTGTTAATCCTTAAATTTTCTACAAATATATTAATAATATTTGCAATTATGATTTTTGTATAGAAAGAATAATAATTTATTCTTTAAAATTATGACTCTGTCTACTCTTTATTCATAGTAGTGAACAATATCGATTACTTTAGCTTTTGACATAGCTCCGGGATTAATCCCTGGTTTTCCTTCAGGAATTGCTATCTTTTGCTTTTTAAAATGAGCCACCCATTCTGGTAAAAAGTCATTTGTTTGCTTTGATTTGAAAGTCATTTTGTTTAATTCAAAGACTGGTACTCCTCCGTTTGCTTTTAAGAGAATGAGATAGATTAGTTCTGAACAGTAATATTTATCATTACTCAAATCGTAGGCATAGTCATAGTCCTTTCCTATGAGGGGCAATGCTTCGGCTATTGCTTGAGGAATGCAAGGTTGATATTTAGCTTTTAGTCTCCCGACAACAGACTTAGGATAACATGCTTTTTCTTTTTCTGGATATAGATATTCTACCAATGGAGTAATTTTTACTTTCGGAGTAGTGGCTTCAATGACATAAATGCTGTCGTTGTCTTTTATGTAAACCATGCCCACATGGGTAAATTGATACTTGTCTACACTAGAAGTTACTCCTTTAATGGCATTGTTGATTTGTCCATTGCATGATTCTTGAAATATAAGGTCTCCATTTTGCAAATTGAAGCTATCCGGATGCGGATATAAAAAAGAAAGGAGAGCCACTAATAATAGTTTTATATACATTTTCTATTTCCTTTTATTTAATATATTTAATCTGATAAATAAGACAAAGATAACGCTATTTAGGCTAATTCTTCTTTCAGGGTATAAAATCTGTAATAAGATAAGTTTTATAACTTATTTTATGTCTCTAGCTTGCCGGTTTCTCATTTATTATGTAGTACATTTGTGGCGTTATTTAATAGTATTATAAATGAAAATGTTGACTATTGGAGATTTAAAGGCTCGTATTCCTATTATTCAAGGCGGAATGGGCGTTGGTATATCTTTATCCGGCTTAGCATCGGCTGTAGCAAATGAAGGTGGAATTGGTATTATTTCTACTGCCGGGTTGGGGCTATTGTACAATAAATTATCGGCAAATTTTGCTGAAGCTAGTATTTTAGGTCTTAAAGAAGAAATTAGGAAAACTCGCGAGAAGGCAAAAGGTGTCGTGGGAGTAAATGTGATGGTAGCTATGACAAACTTTGCTGATATGGTAAAGACTGCTATCGCTGAAAAAATAGATATTGTGTTTAGCGGAGCAGGACTTCCTCTTGACTTGCCTAGTTTTTTAGAAAAAGATAGTACCACGAAACTTGTACCAATTGTTTCATCGGCCCGCGCTGTTAGAGTTATTTGTGAGAAATGGATGAGCCATTATAACTATTTGCCTGATGCGATTGTGGTAGAAGGACCTAAAGCAGGCGGTCATTTGGGATTTAAAGAGAATCAGATTGCTGATGGAGATTTCTCTCTCGAAGAGATATTGCCTCAGATTGTGGCTGAAGTGGCTTTGTTTGAGCAAAAGTATAATAAGAAGATTCCTGTTATAGCAGCAGGAGGTATATATACCGGAGAAGATATCTATAAAATGATGGAACTTGGAGCATCTGGTGTACAGTTGGGAACTCGTTTTGTTACCACTGATGAGTGTGATGCATCTCTTGCTTTTAAAGAGCAGTATATCAATGCAAAAGAGATAGATATTGAAATCATAAAAAGCCCGGTGGGAATGCCAGGACGTGCTATTTTTAGTTCTTTCATCAAACAAGTAAAAGAGGGAATAAAACAACCAAAGTCTTGTCCTTTTCATTGCATCAAAACGTGTGATATCTCTAAAAGCCCGTATTGTATTATGCTGGCTCTCTATAGTGCTTTCAAAGGTAATTTCACAAATGGTTATGCTTTTGCTGGATCAAATGCTTATAGAGCAACTCGTATAATGAGTGTGAAAGAGACTATTTCAGGCTTAATGAAAGAATGGAAAGAGAAAGAGCTTTTTTCAAAGAAATAGTTATTAAGAAATAAGAGGATAAATGAACGATTTGTTTGTCCTGATATAAAAAAGAAGAGAGAAAACAACTTGTTTTCTCTCTTCTTTTTTACTTGTAATTTAAGAAAGTCTGTTTGCTTAATAAGCAAATAGCGGATACTTTTCCATTGTTTTGTTCACATGGGCACGTACTTGTGCTACCACTTTCTCATCTTCTACATTAGAGAGTACTGTTTCGATCATCTCGGCAATTTCCAACATTAAATCTTCTTTGGCGCCACGAGTAGTGATGGCAGGAGTACCCAAGCGGATACCTGAAGTCTGGAAGGCAGAGCGGGTATCAAATGGTACCATGTTTTTATTTACAGTGATATCTGCCGCTACTAATGCTTTCTCTGCTACTTTTCCTGTTAGTTCGGGATATTTCCCACGAAGATCAACCAACATGGAATGATTATCTGTTCCTCCGGAAATAATGTTGAATCCCCGGTCTGTTAATGCTTGTGCTAATGCAGCAGCATTTTTCTGTACTTGTTTTTGGTATTCCTTGTACTCAGGTTGCAGGCATTCACCAAAAGCTACCGCTTTTGCTGCAATAACATGTTCTAGCGGGCCACCTTGTATACCGGGGAATACTGCTGAATCCAACAGCTGAGACATCATTTTGATTTCTCCTTTCGGAGTTTTCTTGCCCCATGGGTTAGGAAAATCTTTACCCATCAGAATGACACCACCGCGAGGACCGCGAAGTGTCTTATGAGTGGTTGAAGTAACAATATGAGCAAATTTAAGCGGGTTCTCAAGCAATCCGGCTGCAATTAGTCCGGCAGGGTGAGCCATATCAATCATTAATATTGCACCAATCTTGTCGGCTATTTCGCGCATACGTTTGTAATCCCATTCGCGAGAGTAGGCAGAGCCACCACCAATAATCATTTTAGGCTTCTCACGTAACGCAACCTCTTCCATTTGATCATAATCTACTCTTCCTGTTTCCTGTTTTACGTTATATTCACATGGAGTATAAATTATACCGGAAGTGTTAACTAATGAGCCGTGAGATAAATGTCCACCATGAGACAAATTTAAGCCGAGAAATTTATCTCCGGGATTAAGAACAGCTAAGAAAACAGCCGCATTGGCTTGTGCACCTGAATGAGGTTGTACGTTAGCCCATTCTGCTCCGAATATTTCTTTCAAGCGGTTAATAGCTATTTGTTCACTTTGGTCTACTACTTCACAGCCACCATAATAGCGTTTCCCAGGATAGCCTTCAGCATATTTATTAGTTAGGCAGGAACCCATTGCCTGCATTACTTGGTCACTTACGAAATTCTCTGATGCAATTAGCTCGATACCTTTGAGCTGGCGTTGATGCTCTTTTTCGATAATATCGAAAATTAAATCGTCTCTTTTCATTCTTTATTATAGATAAGATAATACGTAGTTATTCGAGATTCTTTATTAAGCGCACAAATTTACAGAAAAAGAATAATAAATGGGCGCATTTTATAAGAATAAATAAGTTTTTTCTTTCATGTTAAAAGATTATCCCTAAAGAAAAGCTTAGTGCTGTTTCCCTGCGATCAAAAACAATTGATTCACTACTATTTTCATTCTCGGATGAAGCATCAGTAATCCTTTTAGAAATATTTCGAAATCCCAATTCATAACGAAAATCAAAATAGATATTGGTTATATTAACCCCGACTCCAAACACACCGCTAATATTGAGAGGGTATAGCTCTTCTTTTAAATCGTTTTGATCAAAATTCTCAAAAGTAACTTTGTTATGTTTCTTTTGAAAGTATTTTATTTTGGGACCTCCGAAAATAGACATTCCATACGGACCTTTTTTTACTATGTTATATCCATATAATAGTGGGAACTCTATGCTATGGATAGTCGAGTTAACGGTAGCATAATCCGGTGCAATATCAGAAGTATGGTTACCCAATTTATCGAATTGAATCTCACATCGGCTAATGGAATATGTCACTTCAGGCTGTATATAATGTTTCCCCAAATTGAGACGGGCAAAGACTGAGGCAAAATAGCCTATTTTGTAATTGTTTTGAGTATCCTTTATTTTAGCCCCATCTATCTCTAGTTTGGATACGAGATACATGGAAGAATTAAATCCGCTTTTAATACCAAAATTTACTCTTCGGCTATTAGGGATTTTAGCATCTGTATTTTGTCCCATGAGTGAACAGACGCAGCATATACCAATTAAAAGGAGTGAGACTCTTTTCATTATTTATTTTTTTTCTTTTCCACTGACCATCCAAACTTACCTATTTCCTCACCAATACCGAAATAGTTGCCATGTACATAAACTAAAGGATTTGTTTTGGCTAGCTCCAGTTTGCCGGTTTCCTTATTAAGATACTTCTCGTCGGCACGTACATTAACCACATCTGCGATAAACATGTCGTGTGAACCTAATGTCACAATTTCTTTTACCTTGCATTCGATGCAAAGAGGAGATTCTTCTATTAGCGGAGCATTCACAATGGAACATTTACCCGGAGTGAGCTTCATTTCTTCGAACTTATTGTAATCTTTACCGGAACGTACTCCACACCAATCGGTAGCAAAAGCCATATCCTTAATGGTGAGGTTTATTACAAATTCCATGTTCTTCTTTATAATGTCGTAAGAATGTCTCTCTGGACGGAGGGAAATATAACACATGGGTGGATTAGTACAAATAGTGCCTACCCACGATAGGGTTATAAGATTATATTCACTTTCATCATTCCCGCAACTTACCAATACGGCAGGTAACGGATATATCATGGTTCCTGGTTTCCAGTCTTGTTTCATAAAATAACGATTTCTTCTCTTTTTTGTTCTTTTTCGCAATAGTGACATTTGATGACGCAATTGTCTTTGTCTGTAACATGAAACAATGTAGCCATCGGTTCATTATTAGTAATACACTTCGGGTTGGCACATTTTACAATACCTTTGAGTTCATCCGGCATATATACTTCTTTTTTTTCTACTACCTCATAGTCACGGATAATATTCAACTTAACATGAGGAGCAACAACAGAGATGCGATTAATTTCTTCATCACAAAAGAATTTATCGGCAATCTTGATAATTCCTTTTTTCCCAAGTTTTTTACTTTCGAGATTGAAACCTATGGTTATATTGTTTCCCATATGTTCCAATCCCAACAAAGACACTACTGTAAAAAGTTTCTCCGATGGTATATGATCTATAACAGTCCCGTTCTTTAAAGCGGCTACCTGTAAAGCTTGTTTATTCTTATTCATTTTTTATCTACTTAATGGTCAACAGATTGATTTTACATAATATCTTGTAATGTGATTCCCAATACATCACACAAGATGGCTTGTCGTGCGTATAAGCCGTTTAAAGCTTGTTGAAAATAATAAGCTTTAGGGCTTTCATCTACATCATTGGCAATTTCGTTGACACGAGGTAGCGGGTGAAGTATCTTCATATTAGGGCGGCTACTTTCTAACATCTTTTTCTTTAGGATATAGACATTCTTAACCCTTTCATACTCCATCATATCAGTAAAACGCTCACGCTGTACCCGGGTCATATATAAAATATCTGCATCGGCTATGATTTTTTCGGTGAAATCAGTATGCTCCACATATTTAATATGGTTCTGTTTACAGTATAATTTATATTCTTCGGGCATTTTCAGCTCATCGGGAGCAATAAAGTGAAAGGTTGGATTAAAATGGCGCATAGCCATAAGTAAAGAGTGAACGGTACGTCCGTACTTCAAGTCGCCTACCAGATAAATGTTAAGGTTCTCAAGTGTTCCTTGAGTTTTGTAAATGGAGTATAGGTCAAGCATTGTTTGCGAAGGATGTTGGTTGGCACCATCGCCTGCATTCACTATAGGGACAGGAGCTATTTCGCTGGCATATCGGGCAGCTCCTTCAAGATGGTGCCTCATAACAATAACATCAGCATAATTACTTACCATCATAATGGTATCTTTAAGGGTTTCTCCTTTGGAAGAACTTGTGGCTTTGGGATCACTGAAACCAATTACTCGTGCTCCGAGGCGATTGGCGGCTGTTTCAAAACTAAGACGGGTGCGGGTGGAAGGTTCAAAAAACAGAGTGGCAATCACTTTTCCTTCCAGAATTTTTCTATTGGGGTTCTTCTCAAACTGTTGTGCCATGTCAAGCATATAGAGTATTTTGTCTTTAGAATACTCTGCTATGGTCACTAAACTCCTGTTATCCATATCGTTATATATTTATTGATATACCATTAATACGGAGCGTAAAGATACGAATAATAATGCATCACGTCAAACAATGATTCATAAAAATAGAAACGCTTTCTAAAATATGTTGTGAAAGAAAAAGTTTTATCCTAATTTTGCGTCTTTGAATAAATACAACCCGAAAAATGATAAAAAAGATAGTAAAAGGAATGTGGATATTCTTTGCATTCATGGTTTTGATGGCTGTGATTGTTTTTGCTTCCATTGCTTATGGCTGGATAGGCTATATGCCTAATGTGGAAGAATTAGAAAATCCTAATTATAAATTTGCCACGGAGGTATTGTCGGAAGATGGGAAAGTGCTGGGGACTTGGTCGCTCAGTAAAGAAAATCGTGTTTACACTACCTATAACGAATTATCTCCTAATGTGATCAATGCTTTGATTGCCACAGAAGACTCTCGTTTTACTAGTCATTCGGGAATTGACTTTAAAGCATTGGTGCGTGCTGTAATCAAACGCGGCTTGCTTTTTCAGAAAAGTGCAGGGGGAGGAAGTACCATCACTCAGCAACTTTCGAAATTGCTTTATTCTCCAGATGCAAATAGTCTGTTACAACGTCTATTTCAGAAGCCAATTGAATGGGTGATTGCCGTACGATTGGAACGCTATTATACCAAAGAAGAAATTCTGACGATGTATCTCAATAAATTTGACTTTCTGAATAATGCGGTGGGAGTAAAGACTGCTGCTTTTACTTATTTTGGTTGTGAACCGAGTAAGCTGAAAATCGAAGAAGCGGCAACTTTGATCGGTATGTGTAAAAATCCTTCTCTTTATAATCCTGTACGTTATAATGAACGGACTCGCGGACGAAGGAATGTGGTGCTCGATCAAATGAGAAAGGCGGGATATATTACAGTGGCAGAGCGTGATTCTTTGCAAGAACTCCCATTGGTATTGAAATATCATCGCGTTGATCATAAAGAGGGGTTAGCTACTTATTTCCGTGAATATCTGCGTGGCATGATGACTGCCTCTAAACCGGATAAAAGTGATTATCGAGGCTGGCAGGCGCAAAAGTATTATGAAGATTCACTTGCTTGGGAAACAAATCCGCTTTATGGTTGGTGCAAGAAGAATAAGAAGAAAGACGGTTCTAACTATAATATCTATACTGATGGGTTGAAAATCTATACTACCATTGATTCACGCATGCAGAAATATGCGGAAGAAGCTGTAGCAGAACATTTAGGGGGATATTTGCAACCTCACTTTTTTGCTGAAAAAAAGAATCGGAAAACAGCTCCATATACCCGTATGCTTTCTCAAAGACAAGTAAAGCATATTCTTGATAAGGCGATGAAGCAAACTGATCGTTACCGTCTCATGAAAAAGGGAGGGGCATCAGAGTCGAAAATAAGAAAGGCGTTCAATACTCCTGAACAAATGTCGGTGTTTACTTGGCATGGTAATAAAGATACGATTATGACTCCAATGGATTCTATTCGTTATTATAAATATTTCTTGCGTACAGGCTTTATGTCTATGGACCCGAAGAACGGTCATGTAAAGGCATATGTGGGTGGCCCTAACTACTCTTATTTTCAATATGATATGGCTATGGTAGGGCGTCGTCAGGTGGGTTCTACTATTAAGCCTTATGTTTATACACTAGCTATGGAGAATGGATTTTCTCCTTGTGATGAAACGCGAAATGTACAACAAACAATTATTACTGAAACAGGTGAGGCGTGGTCACCTCGTAATGATTCTAAAAAACGTTATGGAGAAATGGTTACGCTGAAATGGGGACTGGCTAATTCTAATAACTGGATATCGGCTTATCTCATGAGTAAAATTAATCCTTATGCATTGGTGCGATTGATTCATAGCTTTGGGGTGCTTAATAAAGATATTCAACCTACACCTTCTCTCTGTTTGGGACCTTGTGATATATCGGTAGGGGAAATGGTAAGTGCGTATACGGCTTTTGCCAATAAGGGAATTCGTGTGGCTCCACTTTTTGTTACTAAAATAGAGGATAGCGAAGGAAATGTTATTTCTACTTTTACTCCAAAAATGGAAGAAGTTATTAGTGTGACAAGTGCTTATAAAATGTTGGTCATGTTGAGGGCGGTTATTAATG
This is a stretch of genomic DNA from uncultured Bacteroides sp.. It encodes these proteins:
- the pyrI gene encoding aspartate carbamoyltransferase regulatory subunit, whose translation is MNKNKQALQVAALKNGTVIDHIPSEKLFTVVSLLGLEHMGNNITIGFNLESKKLGKKGIIKIADKFFCDEEINRISVVAPHVKLNIIRDYEVVEKKEVYMPDELKGIVKCANPKCITNNEPMATLFHVTDKDNCVIKCHYCEKEQKREEIVIL
- a CDS encoding TM2 domain-containing protein, producing MDTQKVDMFIMGNGKYLPEEKLHYIRERLESLDENKWNYISTMQFKNPTVSLIISIFLGCYGIDRFYLGHIGLGIGKLITCGGFGIWAIIDWFMIMDATKEANFEKFCMLL
- a CDS encoding porin family protein encodes the protein MKRVSLLLIGICCVCSLMGQNTDAKIPNSRRVNFGIKSGFNSSMYLVSKLEIDGAKIKDTQNNYKIGYFASVFARLNLGKHYIQPEVTYSISRCEIQFDKLGNHTSDIAPDYATVNSTIHSIEFPLLYGYNIVKKGPYGMSIFGGPKIKYFQKKHNKVTFENFDQNDLKEELYPLNISGVFGVGVNITNIYFDFRYELGFRNISKRITDASSENENSSESIVFDRRETALSFSLGIIF
- a CDS encoding YiiX/YebB-like N1pC/P60 family cysteine hydrolase; translation: MYIKLLLVALLSFLYPHPDSFNLQNGDLIFQESCNGQINNAIKGVTSSVDKYQFTHVGMVYIKDNDSIYVIEATTPKVKITPLVEYLYPEKEKACYPKSVVGRLKAKYQPCIPQAIAEALPLIGKDYDYAYDLSNDKYYCSELIYLILLKANGGVPVFELNKMTFKSKQTNDFLPEWVAHFKKQKIAIPEGKPGINPGAMSKAKVIDIVHYYE
- the glyA gene encoding serine hydroxymethyltransferase; its protein translation is MKRDDLIFDIIEKEHQRQLKGIELIASENFVSDQVMQAMGSCLTNKYAEGYPGKRYYGGCEVVDQSEQIAINRLKEIFGAEWANVQPHSGAQANAAVFLAVLNPGDKFLGLNLSHGGHLSHGSLVNTSGIIYTPCEYNVKQETGRVDYDQMEEVALREKPKMIIGGGSAYSREWDYKRMREIADKIGAILMIDMAHPAGLIAAGLLENPLKFAHIVTSTTHKTLRGPRGGVILMGKDFPNPWGKKTPKGEIKMMSQLLDSAVFPGIQGGPLEHVIAAKAVAFGECLQPEYKEYQKQVQKNAAALAQALTDRGFNIISGGTDNHSMLVDLRGKYPELTGKVAEKALVAADITVNKNMVPFDTRSAFQTSGIRLGTPAITTRGAKEDLMLEIAEMIETVLSNVEDEKVVAQVRAHVNKTMEKYPLFAY
- a CDS encoding transglycosylase domain-containing protein, whose translation is MIKKIVKGMWIFFAFMVLMAVIVFASIAYGWIGYMPNVEELENPNYKFATEVLSEDGKVLGTWSLSKENRVYTTYNELSPNVINALIATEDSRFTSHSGIDFKALVRAVIKRGLLFQKSAGGGSTITQQLSKLLYSPDANSLLQRLFQKPIEWVIAVRLERYYTKEEILTMYLNKFDFLNNAVGVKTAAFTYFGCEPSKLKIEEAATLIGMCKNPSLYNPVRYNERTRGRRNVVLDQMRKAGYITVAERDSLQELPLVLKYHRVDHKEGLATYFREYLRGMMTASKPDKSDYRGWQAQKYYEDSLAWETNPLYGWCKKNKKKDGSNYNIYTDGLKIYTTIDSRMQKYAEEAVAEHLGGYLQPHFFAEKKNRKTAPYTRMLSQRQVKHILDKAMKQTDRYRLMKKGGASESKIRKAFNTPEQMSVFTWHGNKDTIMTPMDSIRYYKYFLRTGFMSMDPKNGHVKAYVGGPNYSYFQYDMAMVGRRQVGSTIKPYVYTLAMENGFSPCDETRNVQQTIITETGEAWSPRNDSKKRYGEMVTLKWGLANSNNWISAYLMSKINPYALVRLIHSFGVLNKDIQPTPSLCLGPCDISVGEMVSAYTAFANKGIRVAPLFVTKIEDSEGNVISTFTPKMEEVISVTSAYKMLVMLRAVINEGTGTRVRRYGITADVGGKTGTTNRNSDGWFMGFTPSLVSGCWVGGEDRDIHFDTMTYGQGAAMALPIWAIYMNKVYADKSLGYSQDEKFNIPEDFDPCGADTDREDSIPVDGGIDDLFK
- a CDS encoding flavin reductase family protein → MKQDWKPGTMIYPLPAVLVSCGNDESEYNLITLSWVGTICTNPPMCYISLRPERHSYDIIKKNMEFVINLTIKDMAFATDWCGVRSGKDYNKFEEMKLTPGKCSIVNAPLIEESPLCIECKVKEIVTLGSHDMFIADVVNVRADEKYLNKETGKLELAKTNPLVYVHGNYFGIGEEIGKFGWSVEKKKNK
- a CDS encoding nitronate monooxygenase, which codes for MKMLTIGDLKARIPIIQGGMGVGISLSGLASAVANEGGIGIISTAGLGLLYNKLSANFAEASILGLKEEIRKTREKAKGVVGVNVMVAMTNFADMVKTAIAEKIDIVFSGAGLPLDLPSFLEKDSTTKLVPIVSSARAVRVICEKWMSHYNYLPDAIVVEGPKAGGHLGFKENQIADGDFSLEEILPQIVAEVALFEQKYNKKIPVIAAGGIYTGEDIYKMMELGASGVQLGTRFVTTDECDASLAFKEQYINAKEIDIEIIKSPVGMPGRAIFSSFIKQVKEGIKQPKSCPFHCIKTCDISKSPYCIMLALYSAFKGNFTNGYAFAGSNAYRATRIMSVKETISGLMKEWKEKELFSKK
- the pyrB gene encoding aspartate carbamoyltransferase: MDNRSLVTIAEYSKDKILYMLDMAQQFEKNPNRKILEGKVIATLFFEPSTRTRLSFETAANRLGARVIGFSDPKATSSSKGETLKDTIMMVSNYADVIVMRHHLEGAARYASEIAPVPIVNAGDGANQHPSQTMLDLYSIYKTQGTLENLNIYLVGDLKYGRTVHSLLMAMRHFNPTFHFIAPDELKMPEEYKLYCKQNHIKYVEHTDFTEKIIADADILYMTRVQRERFTDMMEYERVKNVYILKKKMLESSRPNMKILHPLPRVNEIANDVDESPKAYYFQQALNGLYARQAILCDVLGITLQDIM